A single window of Pygocentrus nattereri isolate fPygNat1 chromosome 24, fPygNat1.pri, whole genome shotgun sequence DNA harbors:
- the LOC108433849 gene encoding 1-phosphatidylinositol phosphodiesterase-like — protein MMKNPRAELVLGLSSLILVLQGKTNGQGQTFNDGGKLQLPENYKIDWMKSLNDNKLLSEITLPGTHDTMALYGGPAAECQAWSLEDQLKAGIRYLDLRAFAFEDKLYLMHGIVYEHSTFTKAMDTIKSFLSAYPSETVLVRVKPDLFDKSKVEGLVEKATANDPNIWVLSTMPTLGKVRGMVVFIQKDSFTLGLPLNETDTKGDYEVVHIRHKEEEIVLNLNKALNECGTASIVLTYSSGTGIGTFEGMFLTPKRVAEKIDPWLYSYLQLLYNNVPNLCFGVIAMDFPGLDLIQTVIDFNNS, from the coding sequence tgtgcttCAAGGGAAGACTAATGGACAAGGGCAGACCTTCAATGACGGAGGGAAGCTCCAGCTCCCTGAAAACTACAAGATCGATTGGATGAAGAGCCTGAATGACAATAAGCTCCTTTCAGAAATCACTCTGCCTGGAACCCATGACACCATGGCTCTTTACGGAGGCCCAGCTGCGGAATGCCAGGCGTGGTCGCTGGAGGATCAGCTGAAGGCCGGGATCCGCTACCTGGACCTCAGAGCGTTTGCTTTTGAAGACAAGCTGTACCTCATGCACGGGATCGTTTACGAGCACTCAACCTTCACCAAAGCTATGGACACCATCAAGAGCTTCCTGTCCGCTTACCCGAGCGAGACGGTTCTGGTCCGAGTGAAGCCGGACCTGTTTGATAAGAGTAAAGTTGAAGGACTGGTTGAGAAGGCAACAGCTAACGATCCTAACATCTGGGTGCTCTCCACCATGCCAACCTTAGGCAAGGTCAGAGGCATGGTTGTATTTATCCAGAAAGACAGCTTCACGCTGGGTCTCCCTCTGAACGAAACTGACACCAAGGGAGATTACGAGGTTGTTCACATCAGGCACAAAGAGGAAGAGATCGTACTCAACCTGAACAAGGCCTTGAACGAATGTGGCACGGCTTCCATCGTTCTGACCTACTCCAGCGGCACAGGCATTGGCACCTTCGAGGGCATGTTCTTGACCCCCAAAAGAGTGGCTGAGAAGATCGACCCCTGGCTCTATTCCTATCTGCAACTTCTCTATAACAACGTCCCTAATCTCTGTTTCGGTGTCATAGCCATGGACTTCCCAGGACTTGACCTCATCCAGACAGTCATCGATTTTAATAACTCGTAG
- the LOC108433858 gene encoding uncharacterized protein LOC108433858 isoform X1, with protein sequence MRNKMSLMISRAEGVTVFTVTSNPKSKWPLLCQLLGTLCYSPVCSVSQSLKQKMGRTHTVLGTLQILFGILNVAIWSIFTKGPFFTYVWASVFWFGGVLIAAGIICILANKFPSPCLVCFVVLVNLVSVGLAITAIVFCSVELRRVYFHIHCNPPDYSYDRTTASPLKRAQMNELLKECENFQELVKFMGGGVHVMMLVFASLQICLSISSSVLSLKALFKKKKGDEMEDPECFKPLVEEGLTSPTC encoded by the exons ATGAGGAATAA GATGTCGCTGATGATCTCCAGAGCCGAGGGGGTGACCGTGTTCACCGTCACCTCCAACCCCAAAAGCAAGTGGCCGCTGCTTTGCCAGCTTCTGGGCACCTTGTGCTACAGTCCGGTCTGCTCTGTGTCTCAGAGCTTGAAGCAGAAGATGGGCAGGACTCACACAGTTCTGGGG ACTCTACAGATTCTGTTTGGAATACTCAACGTGGCCATTTGGTCTATCTTCACAAAAGGTCCCTTCTTCACTTATGTTTGGGCCAGCGTCTTTTGGTTTGGTGGAGTG TTAATTGCAGCTGGAATTATATGCATCCTTGCTAACAAGTTTCCCAGTCCATGCCTG GTTTGCTTTGTGGTCCTGGTGAATCTAGTCAGTGTTGGACTGGCTATAACTGCGATTGTGTTCTGCTCAGTGGAGTTGAGACGGGTGTATTTCCATATCCACTGTAACCCACCTGATTATTCATATGATCGAACAACAGCATCTCCTCTGAAGAGAGCTCAGATGAATGAGCTGCTGAAGGAATGTGAGAATTTCCAGGAATTGGTGAAG TTTATGGGGGGAGGAGTGCACGTCATGATGCTCGTGTTTGCCAGCCTTCAAATTTGTCTCTCTATCAGCTCGTCTGTTCTGAGTCTGAAGGCTCTGttcaagaagaagaaaggagatGAAATG GAGGATCCTGAATGTTTCAAGCCCCTTGTGGAGGAAGGCCTGACCAGCCCTACATGCTAA
- the LOC108433858 gene encoding uncharacterized protein LOC108433858 isoform X2 produces MSLMISRAEGVTVFTVTSNPKSKWPLLCQLLGTLCYSPVCSVSQSLKQKMGRTHTVLGTLQILFGILNVAIWSIFTKGPFFTYVWASVFWFGGVLIAAGIICILANKFPSPCLVCFVVLVNLVSVGLAITAIVFCSVELRRVYFHIHCNPPDYSYDRTTASPLKRAQMNELLKECENFQELVKFMGGGVHVMMLVFASLQICLSISSSVLSLKALFKKKKGDEMEDPECFKPLVEEGLTSPTC; encoded by the exons ATGTCGCTGATGATCTCCAGAGCCGAGGGGGTGACCGTGTTCACCGTCACCTCCAACCCCAAAAGCAAGTGGCCGCTGCTTTGCCAGCTTCTGGGCACCTTGTGCTACAGTCCGGTCTGCTCTGTGTCTCAGAGCTTGAAGCAGAAGATGGGCAGGACTCACACAGTTCTGGGG ACTCTACAGATTCTGTTTGGAATACTCAACGTGGCCATTTGGTCTATCTTCACAAAAGGTCCCTTCTTCACTTATGTTTGGGCCAGCGTCTTTTGGTTTGGTGGAGTG TTAATTGCAGCTGGAATTATATGCATCCTTGCTAACAAGTTTCCCAGTCCATGCCTG GTTTGCTTTGTGGTCCTGGTGAATCTAGTCAGTGTTGGACTGGCTATAACTGCGATTGTGTTCTGCTCAGTGGAGTTGAGACGGGTGTATTTCCATATCCACTGTAACCCACCTGATTATTCATATGATCGAACAACAGCATCTCCTCTGAAGAGAGCTCAGATGAATGAGCTGCTGAAGGAATGTGAGAATTTCCAGGAATTGGTGAAG TTTATGGGGGGAGGAGTGCACGTCATGATGCTCGTGTTTGCCAGCCTTCAAATTTGTCTCTCTATCAGCTCGTCTGTTCTGAGTCTGAAGGCTCTGttcaagaagaagaaaggagatGAAATG GAGGATCCTGAATGTTTCAAGCCCCTTGTGGAGGAAGGCCTGACCAGCCCTACATGCTAA